The Pseudomonas cucumis sequence CAGCGCCTGGGCATTCCGCGGCGCAAGACCGGGGTGGCCAGCGAGAGCTGAACCGCAGCTGTCGGATGTGCGGGTAACACATGACATTGTGAAAAAACTGTTACCTCAGCTTTTTCGCGTAACAGAAGCCGGGGCTTACGGTAACGAAGCCCCGGTTTTTTTGGGCCTCGAAAAACACCATCAGCCCACTTAACCCCTTGTTTTACTGGGCCTCACAAAAGTTGGCACGCACCCTGCTATATGTTTGGTACAAGAACAATAACAAGCAATGCACAAGACAATAAAAATAAGACGTATCGACTCACGCACAATAAAAACAAGACGGCGAGAGGCGTAGCTAACTGATTCTTTTGGAGAGGCGTTGCATTTGGGGCTTGCCCCACGACCAGGCCGAGAATAATAAAAAACTGTCTCAAGACAGTGCCTGAACTGGTTGGATCGAACGATCACAGCAACACAGCGACCAAAGCAATCCGTTTGCTCTTGGCTCCCGATTGGGAGGGTCATGAAGGAACACTTCATGACGAGGGCGCTCAACAAAAACAAGAAGCCCGAAACCAATAATAAAAATAGAGCATGCAACTACTTCTTGGGGAGCTTCGGCTCCCCTTGTGGTTTCTGGCGTTTGGGCACGCCACGCGACATCCCCTTCCACACGCTTGCGCAGCTTCCTACACCATCCCCCGACTAAATGCTAGAATCCCGGCCCATCATGCGGTCATTCTTCGTTATGGCCGAACATTCCTTCAAACAGTGCATCCCATGCTGAAGAAGTTGTTCCAGTCATTCCGTTCTCCCAAGCGTCATACGCAACACATTCGCAGTACGCCTGAAGTGCTCAACAGCGGCCAACATTCGCTGCAAAAGGCGCAATTCAGCCGTTACGCGGTGAATATCGTCGAACGCCTGCAGAACGCCGGTTACCAGGCTTACCTGGTCGGCGGCTGTGTGCGTGACATGCTGCTCGGCATTACGCCGAAAGATTTCGACGTTGCCACCAGTGCCACGCCTGAACAGGTACGTGCCGAATTCCGCAACGCGCGGATTATCGGTCGGCGTTTTAAACTGGTGCATATCCACTTTGGCCGCGAAATCATTGAAGTCGCGACCTTCCGTGCCAATCACCCGCAAAACGACGAGGACGAAGACAGCAACCAATCGTCGCGTAACGAAAGCGGGCGCATTCTGCGTGACAACGTCTATGGCACCCTGGAAGAAGACGCGCAACGCCGCGACTTCACCATCAACGCCTTGTATTACGATCCGGTCAGCGAGCGCATTCTCGACTACGCCAACGGCGTACACGACATCCGCAATCATCTTATCCGCCTGATCGGCGATCCGAAGCAACGCTACCAGGAAGACCCAGTGCGTATGCTGCGGGCCGTGCGTTTCGCCGCCAAACTGAATTTCGGCATCGAAAAACACAGCGCCACGCCCATCCGCGAACTGGCGCCGTTGCTGCGCGAGATCCCGTCGGCTCGTCTGTTCGAAGAAGTGCTCAAGTTGTTCCTCTCCGGCTATGCCGCGGACACCTTCGAAATGCTGGTCGACCTGCAGTTGTTCGATCCGCTGTTCCCGGCCAGTGCGGCAGCGTTGGAATACAACCCGACCTACACCCACACGCTGATCAGCGAAGCACTGATCAACACGGACCTGCGGATCAAGCAGAACAAACCGGTCACCCCGGCGTTCCTGTTCGCCGCCCTGCTCTGGCCTGCCCTGCCGGCCCGTGTATTGCGTCTGCAAGAACGCGGCATGCCGCCGATTCCGGCGATGCAGGAAGCCGCTCACGAGTTGATCGCCGAACAGTGCCAGCGCATCGCCATTCCGAAACGCTTCACCATGCCGATCCGCGAGATCTGGGACATGCAGGAGCGTCTGCCACGGCGTAGCGGCAAACGCGCCGACCTGTTGCTGGACAACCCGCGGTTCCGCGCCGGTTACGACTTCCTGCTGCTGCGTGAAAGCGCTGGTGAGCAGACCGATGGCCTGGGCGAATGGTGGACCGACTATCAGGACGCCAACGACAGCGAACGCCGGGACATGATCCGCGACCTCAGTGGCAAGGACGACGGCACCGGTGCTCCACGCAAACGTCGCCGCAGTGGCGGCGCCAAGCGCAAGCGCGCTGCCGGCGCACCGAGCGCTACAGGCGAATAAGCCATGGAACGCATCTACATCGGCATGGGCAGCAATCTGGCTGACCCCGCCGAACAATTACGCAACGCTGTCGCAGCGCTGGCGCAATTGCCGCAAACCGAACTGGTCGGGGTTTCCGGGTTTTATCAAAGCGACTCGCTGCTGCCCGGCCAACCGCGTTACACCAATGCGGTCGCCGCCCTCGACAGCAGCCTCGCGCCGCTGAACCTGCTTGATGCGCTGCAAGCCATCGAGAATGGCCAAGGCCGCGAGCGCCTTGAACGCTGGGGCCCGCGCACGCTGGATCTGGACATCGTGCTGTTCGGCGATCGACTGATCGACGAACCTCGCCTCAAAGTCCCCCACTATCACCTTCAGGAACGGGCCTTTGTGCTCTATCCGCTGGCCGAGCTGGCGCCGGCGGATTTGCGCCTGGTCGATGGCCGCACCCTCACAGAATTACTCGCCGCCTGCCCATTCGTCGGGTTGGAACGCCTCTCCCCGAATTGACAAAAAATCCCTGTGGGAGCGGGCTTGCCCGCGATGGCGGACTATCAGTCAACATTGATGTTGAATGTACAGTCGCTATCGCCGGCAAGCCCGCTCCCACAATGGTTTCTGTCGTATCAAGATTTGCAGCAGCAAAAATCTGCTGAATCGCATCAGTAACGCCGGTAACACCCCACGCGTAACAATGCGGTAACACACGCAATTGACTTCCCTGGTTCTCCTCACGACTATAGGCGTCCCGCTGCCGCCAACGCGGCGCCAAAGGGCGCAATCCAGGCCTTACAAGCACCACGAAAGAAGGTGCGCCTGTATAAATGACGAATCACGCGCGTTACTCGCAGTAGTTTCCATAGCGCCTGTAATGAGGATTTTTTTCATGCCAGCCATCACCCTGACCACGCTCCAGAGCCTCAAGCAGAAAGGTGAAAAGATCACCATGCTGACCTGCTATGACGCGACCTTCGCCCATGCCTGCAATGAGGCCGGGGTTGAAGTGCTGCTGGTGGGCGACTCCCTCGGCATGGTCTTGCAAGGTCACGACAGCACTCTGCCGGTGACCACCGCTGAAATGGCCTACCACGTGGCAGCCGTCAAACGCGGCAACGCCGATGCCTTGATCCTCGCCGACCTGCCCTTCATGGCCTACGCCACCATTGAACAAACCATGACCAACAGCGCCCTGTTGATGCAGGCCGGTGCGCACATGGTCAAGGTTGAAGGGGCATTGTGGCTTGCGGACTCGATCCGTCTGCTGGCCGAACGTGGCATCCCGGTGTGCGCGCACATGGGGCTGACGCCGCAATCGGTCAACATCCTCGGCGGCTATAAAGTCCAGGGCCGCAACGAGAACCAGGCGCGGCAAATGCGGGCCGACGCCATCTCCCTGGAACAGGCCGGCGCGGCCATGCTGCTGCTCGAATGCGTGCCCAGCGAACTGGCCGAAGAAATCACCCAGGCGGTAAAGATCCCGGTGATTGGCATCGGTGCCGGCAGCGGCACCGACGGCCAGGTACTGGTCCTGCACGACATGCTTGGCCTGTCCATCACCGGCCGCGTGCCCAAATTCGTGAAGAACTTCATGACTGGCCAAACCAGCATTCAAGCCGCCTTGAGCGCTTACGTCACTGAAGTCAAAGCGGCGACTTTCCCTGGCATCGAACACGGATTCTCTGCATGAACACCGTAAAAACCGTACGCGAACTGCGGGCCGCCGTGGCCCGTGCCCGTAGCGAAGGCAAACGCATCGGCTTCGTGCCGACCATGGGCAACCTGCACAGCGGGCATATCGCGCTGATTACCAAAGCCACCCAACGGGTTGATTTCGTGGTCGCGAGCATTTTCGTCAATCCGCTGCAGTTCGGCGCCGGCGAAGACCTCGACAAGTACCCGCGGACCCTGGCCGCCGATCAGGAGAAACTGCTCCAGGCCGGTTGCCATCTGCTGTTCGCACCGACCGTCGAAGAAATGTACCCCGACGGCATGGCCGGGCTAACCCGCGTCAGCGTTCCGCAACTGTCCGAAGGCCTGTGCGGCGCCAGCCGTCCGGGGCATTTCGAAGGGGTGGCGACCGTAGTCAGCAAGCTGTTCAACATGGTCCAGCCAGACCTGGCGATCTTCGGCCAGAAAGACTTCCAGCAACTGGCGGTGATTCGCGCCCTGGTGCATGACCTGAACATGCCGATCCAGATCATCGGCGAACCCACCGTGCGTGCCGCCGACGGTCTGGCGCTGTCGTCGCGCAATGGTTTCCTCAGCGAAGAACAGCGGGCCGTCGCGCCAGTCGTCTATCGCACCCTGACCCATATTGCCGATGCAATTAAACAGGGTGAGCGGGATTACCCGACGTTGATCAACGAGCGGATCAAACAGCTTGAAGCCGCTGGCCTGCGTGCGGATTATCTGGAAATTCGCCATGCGCTGACCTTGCGTCCGGCGACGGCGGAAGATCGGGATCTGGTGATTCTGGTAGCGGCGTTCCTGGGCACGACGCGGTTGATCGACAACCTGCATCTGAACCTCGACGCCCCCGCATAAACACCACCAAACCCTGTGGGAGCGGGCTTGCCCGCGATAGCGATTTAGCAGTCGACAGAGACGTTGACTGTTAGTACGCCATCGCGGGCAAGTCCGCTCCCACATTGGCCCTGTGTCAATTTCCACATCGTATTGCCGCCCTTCATGCCTTCGGGCAAACTGCCCGCCGTTCGATTCCGACCTGGGAAACACTCATGCACGCCATCATGCTAAAGGCCAAGCTGCATCGCGCCGAAGTCACCCATGCTGTACTCGATTACGAAGGCTCTTGCGCCATCGACGGCGAATGGCTGGACCTGTCTGGCATTCGTGAGTACGAACAGATCCAGATCTACAACGTCGACAACGGCGAACGCTTCACCACCTACGCGATTCGTGGCGAAGAAGGTTCGCGCATGATTTCGGTCAACGGTGCTGCGGCGCACAAGGCCAAGGTCGGCGATCGCGTGATCATCTGCGCTTACGCCCATTACAGTGAAGCCGAACTGCTCAACTTCAAACCGCGCATGCTCTACATGGCACCGGGTAACGAGCTGAGCCACACCAGCAATGCCATTCCGGTTCAGGTCGCCTGATCGAGCCACTCCCCTGTCAGCCTTCCGTTTGTCGGACCGCTCCTGCTTAAATGTTAAAAAAGTACCGGGAGCAGGTCAGACAAAGTCAAGACAGATTGCAGCGCGAGGTTTACTGTATTCGCCCTGCGCCATGAAATCGTGTCGACGCAGTTGACCGGACGCCCACCCACAGCGCTCCGGGATTTTTAGTGTTCAAAAGGCCGTTCAAGTAAAAAGGAAAACCGCAGCGATGGCGTACTACCGCACTCCCCACGACGTTACCGCTCTGCCCGCCTGGCAAGCGTTGAATGACCACCGCCAAGCCATGCAGGATTTCAGCATGCGCGAAGCCTTTAATGCCGATCCGCAGCGTTTTACTCAATTCACCCTCAGCAGCTGCGGCCTGTTTCTCGATTACTCGAAAAACCTGATCAACGCCCAGACCCGCAATCTGCTGGTGGGCCTGGCCAACGAAGTCGACCTCAAAGGCGCGATCAAAGCGCTGTTCGATGGCGAAATCGTCAACTCTTCCGAAGGCCGCCCCGCGCTGCACACCGCACTGCGCCGCCCGGTGGGCGACAAACTTTCGGTCAACGGCGTCAACGTGATGCCTGACGTGCACAAGGTTCTGAACCAGATCACCGACCTCGTGGGCCGCATCCACGACGGTTTGTGGCGCGGTTACACCGAGAAGCCGATCACTGACGTGGTCAACATCGGCATCGGTGGCTCTTTCCTCGGCCCTGAACTGGTGTCCGAAGCGCTGCTGTCCTACGCACAGAAAGGCGTGCGCTGCCATTACCTGGCGAACATCGATGGCAGTGAATTCCACGAACTGACCATGAAGCTGCGCGCCGAGACCACGCTGTTCATCGTCTCGTCGAAATCCTTCAATACCCTCGAAACCCTGAAAAATGCCCAGGCCGCACGCGCCTGGTACCTGGCTCAGGGTGGTTCGGAAGCCGAGCTGTACCGTCACTTCATCGCCGTTTCCAGCAACAATGCGGCAGCAGTGGCGTTCGGTATTCGCGAAGAAAACATCTTCCCGATGTGGGACTGGGTCGGCGGCCGTTACTCGCTGTGGTCGGCTATCGGTCTGCCGATTGCACTGGCCATCGGCATGTCGAACTTCAAGGAACTGCTGTCCGGTGCCTACACCATGGACCAGCACTTCCAGAGCGCGCCATTCGAACAGAACATGCCGGTGCTGCTGGCGTTGCTCGGCGTCTGGTACGGCAACTTCTGGGGCGCGCAGAGCCACGCGATCCTGCCGTACGACCACTACCTGCGCAACATCACCAAACACCTGCAACAGCTGGACATGGAATCCAACGGCAAGAGCGTGCGCCAGGACGGTACGCCAGTGTCCACCGATACCGGCCCGGTGATCTGGGGCGGCGTCGGCTGCAACGGTCAGCACGCTTACCACCAGTTGCTGCACCAGGGCACCCAGCTGATTCCGGCCGACTTTATCGTGCCGATCGTCAGCTTCAACCCGGTGTCCGACCACCACCAGTGGCTGTACGCCAACTGCCTGTCGCAAAGCCAGGCACTGATGCTGGGCAAGACTCGCGCCGAGGCCGAGGCCGAGCTGCGTGACAAGGGCATGAGCGAGGATGAAGTGCAGAAGCTGGCGGCACACAAGGTGATCCCGGGCAACCGTCCAAGCAACACCCTGGTGGTCGAACGCATCAGTCCGCGTCGTCTTGGCGCACTGGTGGCGCTGTACGAACACAAAGTCTTCGTACAAAGCGTGGTCTGGGGCATCAACGCCTTCGACCAGTGGGGCGTAGAGCTGGGTAAAGAGTTGGGCAAAGGCGTCTACAACCGCCTGGTCGGCAGCGAAGAAACCCCGGCTGACGATGCCTCCACCCAAGGCCTGATCAACTACTTCCGCGGTCGTCACCGCGGTTGATTTGACGCCACCCGGTTGCCCTTGTGGGAGCGAGCCTGCTCGCGATAGCGGTCTGACATTCAAATGATGTTGAATGTTTTGACGCCATCGCGAGCAGGCTCGCTCCCACTTTGGTTTATGGCGGTCACAAAATTTTGCGGCCGGCACCTTCTACACCGGCATCTGACTTGAACCCTTTCCCCACTCGGCGCATCTTTATTACTTGTCGTTACAAGAATAAGGAACCGTCATGTTCGATATCAGCACGTTCCCCAAAGCCGATGCCGTCCGCCGGGCCGCACAGTTAAGTCAAGACGACTACCAACGCCTGTATCGCCAATCCATCGAGCACCCCAGCACCTTCTGGGCCGAACAGGCCACACGCTTTCTTGATTGGAGCGCACCGTGGAAAACCGTCCAGCGTTACGACCTGAAAACCGGTGAGGCGAGCTGGTTCGCCGGCGGGAAGTTAAACGTCAGTTACAACTGCATCGACCGTCACCTGGAAAAACGCGGCGATCAAACCGCGATCATCTGGGAAGGCGATGACCCCGCCGAATCCGCCCAGATCACCTACAAGAAACTCCATCACAACGTCTGCCGACTGGCCAATGTGCTCAAAAGCCGTGGCGTGAAGAAAGGCGACCGCGTGTGCATCTACATGCCGATGATCCCCGAATCCGCCTACGCCATGCTCGCCTGCGCGCGGATCGGCGCGATTCATTCGGTGGTGTTCGGCGGCTTCTCCCCGGACTCGCTGCGTGACCGGATCCTCGACGCCGATTGCCGCACCGTGATCACTGCCGACGAAGGCGTGCGCGGCGGCAAGTTCGTGCCACTCAAACAGAACGTCGACACGGCGCTGCAAAGCTGCCCCAACGTGAATACCGTGATCGTGGTCGAACGTACCCAAGGCCAGATTAACTGGGTCGACGATCGGGACATCTGGTACCACCAGGCGTTGCGCGACGTCAGCGACGATTGCCCGCCAGAGCCGATGGATGCCGAAGACCCGCTGTTCATCCTCTACACC is a genomic window containing:
- a CDS encoding polynucleotide adenylyltransferase PcnB, whose product is MLKKLFQSFRSPKRHTQHIRSTPEVLNSGQHSLQKAQFSRYAVNIVERLQNAGYQAYLVGGCVRDMLLGITPKDFDVATSATPEQVRAEFRNARIIGRRFKLVHIHFGREIIEVATFRANHPQNDEDEDSNQSSRNESGRILRDNVYGTLEEDAQRRDFTINALYYDPVSERILDYANGVHDIRNHLIRLIGDPKQRYQEDPVRMLRAVRFAAKLNFGIEKHSATPIRELAPLLREIPSARLFEEVLKLFLSGYAADTFEMLVDLQLFDPLFPASAAALEYNPTYTHTLISEALINTDLRIKQNKPVTPAFLFAALLWPALPARVLRLQERGMPPIPAMQEAAHELIAEQCQRIAIPKRFTMPIREIWDMQERLPRRSGKRADLLLDNPRFRAGYDFLLLRESAGEQTDGLGEWWTDYQDANDSERRDMIRDLSGKDDGTGAPRKRRRSGGAKRKRAAGAPSATGE
- the pgi gene encoding glucose-6-phosphate isomerase gives rise to the protein MAYYRTPHDVTALPAWQALNDHRQAMQDFSMREAFNADPQRFTQFTLSSCGLFLDYSKNLINAQTRNLLVGLANEVDLKGAIKALFDGEIVNSSEGRPALHTALRRPVGDKLSVNGVNVMPDVHKVLNQITDLVGRIHDGLWRGYTEKPITDVVNIGIGGSFLGPELVSEALLSYAQKGVRCHYLANIDGSEFHELTMKLRAETTLFIVSSKSFNTLETLKNAQAARAWYLAQGGSEAELYRHFIAVSSNNAAAVAFGIREENIFPMWDWVGGRYSLWSAIGLPIALAIGMSNFKELLSGAYTMDQHFQSAPFEQNMPVLLALLGVWYGNFWGAQSHAILPYDHYLRNITKHLQQLDMESNGKSVRQDGTPVSTDTGPVIWGGVGCNGQHAYHQLLHQGTQLIPADFIVPIVSFNPVSDHHQWLYANCLSQSQALMLGKTRAEAEAELRDKGMSEDEVQKLAAHKVIPGNRPSNTLVVERISPRRLGALVALYEHKVFVQSVVWGINAFDQWGVELGKELGKGVYNRLVGSEETPADDASTQGLINYFRGRHRG
- the panC gene encoding pantoate--beta-alanine ligase, which gives rise to MNTVKTVRELRAAVARARSEGKRIGFVPTMGNLHSGHIALITKATQRVDFVVASIFVNPLQFGAGEDLDKYPRTLAADQEKLLQAGCHLLFAPTVEEMYPDGMAGLTRVSVPQLSEGLCGASRPGHFEGVATVVSKLFNMVQPDLAIFGQKDFQQLAVIRALVHDLNMPIQIIGEPTVRAADGLALSSRNGFLSEEQRAVAPVVYRTLTHIADAIKQGERDYPTLINERIKQLEAAGLRADYLEIRHALTLRPATAEDRDLVILVAAFLGTTRLIDNLHLNLDAPA
- the panB gene encoding 3-methyl-2-oxobutanoate hydroxymethyltransferase, encoding MPAITLTTLQSLKQKGEKITMLTCYDATFAHACNEAGVEVLLVGDSLGMVLQGHDSTLPVTTAEMAYHVAAVKRGNADALILADLPFMAYATIEQTMTNSALLMQAGAHMVKVEGALWLADSIRLLAERGIPVCAHMGLTPQSVNILGGYKVQGRNENQARQMRADAISLEQAGAAMLLLECVPSELAEEITQAVKIPVIGIGAGSGTDGQVLVLHDMLGLSITGRVPKFVKNFMTGQTSIQAALSAYVTEVKAATFPGIEHGFSA
- the panD gene encoding aspartate 1-decarboxylase; the encoded protein is MHAIMLKAKLHRAEVTHAVLDYEGSCAIDGEWLDLSGIREYEQIQIYNVDNGERFTTYAIRGEEGSRMISVNGAAAHKAKVGDRVIICAYAHYSEAELLNFKPRMLYMAPGNELSHTSNAIPVQVA
- the folK gene encoding 2-amino-4-hydroxy-6-hydroxymethyldihydropteridine diphosphokinase; its protein translation is MERIYIGMGSNLADPAEQLRNAVAALAQLPQTELVGVSGFYQSDSLLPGQPRYTNAVAALDSSLAPLNLLDALQAIENGQGRERLERWGPRTLDLDIVLFGDRLIDEPRLKVPHYHLQERAFVLYPLAELAPADLRLVDGRTLTELLAACPFVGLERLSPN